The following proteins come from a genomic window of Pirellula staleyi DSM 6068:
- a CDS encoding hemin uptake protein HemP, translating into MSTRARIVSSDELLEGSRELWIEHRGDMYRLRLTSAGKLYLTK; encoded by the coding sequence ATGAGCACCCGCGCTCGAATTGTGTCGTCCGATGAGCTGCTCGAAGGGAGCCGCGAACTTTGGATCGAGCATCGTGGCGACATGTACCGCCTCAGGCTCACATCGGCTGGCAAGCTCTACCTGACCAAGTAA
- a CDS encoding sodium:solute symporter, with amino-acid sequence MNCKLPIIALLAEVDASPKTGLGMVFALLLFIAASVWLGTLAQRVVRRSTFVKGFFLGNRGLGAWAIALTATVQSGGTFMGFPSLVYTHGWIVALWIGSYMVVPITGFGLIGKRIAQLSRRTGAVTMPELFRERFDSPVLGLIASLMIISFMSIMMVAQFKAGAVVMKHAWPGSDIASMGESETTSDVDSRFLIGLAVFAITVVGYTLIGGFLAAVWTDLFQSVMMFLGVVLLLFLAINAAGGLENATRNAVAATDITYASGPGYAPDGRQFLPLTLAISFFCFWPSTGFSSPAGIVRIMACKDTKTIRHSIFLLCAYNLGIYLPLICICVCARSILPNLAKSDGVIPVIAIYLTKDFPLGNLLAGLILAAPFGAVMATVSSYLVVIASGLVRDIYQRFINPAASELQLQRAAWITMITVGVIAVGFNIQPVAFLQAIVVFSTGCAGASFIVPTVMLCYWRRATAAGVIASMFTGAATVLTLYLIGFMSPDPMIGQATALRPYFLFGMEPLIWGVSASAIVGTLVSALTEPPANERLSLWFDKQPEPSPVEEVAASS; translated from the coding sequence ATGAACTGTAAGCTTCCGATCATCGCGCTACTGGCCGAAGTCGACGCCTCTCCCAAGACCGGTTTGGGGATGGTCTTCGCCCTGCTGCTGTTCATTGCAGCCTCCGTTTGGCTCGGCACACTGGCCCAGCGCGTGGTTCGCCGCAGCACGTTTGTGAAAGGCTTTTTCCTCGGCAATCGAGGACTCGGCGCTTGGGCCATCGCCCTCACAGCCACCGTGCAAAGTGGTGGCACGTTCATGGGCTTTCCCTCGCTCGTCTACACGCATGGCTGGATCGTGGCGCTCTGGATTGGCAGCTATATGGTGGTGCCAATCACCGGCTTCGGCCTGATTGGGAAGAGAATCGCGCAGCTGTCGCGGCGGACCGGCGCAGTGACGATGCCCGAACTTTTCCGCGAGCGTTTCGATAGCCCTGTGCTTGGGCTCATCGCGTCGCTGATGATCATCAGCTTCATGTCGATCATGATGGTGGCCCAGTTCAAAGCGGGTGCCGTTGTGATGAAGCACGCATGGCCCGGCAGCGATATTGCCTCGATGGGGGAATCGGAAACAACTTCCGATGTCGATTCACGATTTCTGATCGGCCTGGCTGTCTTTGCAATCACGGTGGTGGGCTACACGCTGATTGGCGGCTTTCTTGCAGCGGTTTGGACCGATTTGTTTCAAAGCGTAATGATGTTCCTGGGGGTCGTGCTGCTCCTATTCCTGGCGATTAACGCGGCAGGTGGGCTCGAAAACGCAACGCGCAACGCGGTGGCTGCCACCGACATCACCTATGCCAGTGGCCCCGGCTATGCGCCCGATGGTCGTCAGTTTTTGCCCCTCACGCTCGCGATTTCATTTTTCTGCTTCTGGCCATCGACCGGTTTTTCGTCGCCAGCTGGTATTGTCAGGATCATGGCCTGCAAAGATACCAAGACGATTCGCCACTCGATCTTTTTGCTCTGTGCCTACAACCTGGGCATCTATCTTCCGCTAATTTGCATCTGCGTTTGTGCGCGGTCGATTCTTCCGAATCTGGCCAAAAGCGATGGTGTGATTCCGGTGATCGCGATCTATCTGACGAAAGATTTTCCGCTCGGCAATTTGCTAGCCGGGCTGATTCTCGCTGCCCCCTTTGGAGCGGTGATGGCGACGGTTAGTTCGTACCTGGTGGTGATTGCGTCGGGACTGGTGCGCGACATCTATCAACGTTTCATTAACCCCGCTGCTAGTGAACTTCAGCTGCAGCGAGCAGCCTGGATCACGATGATTACGGTCGGCGTGATTGCCGTGGGGTTTAACATTCAGCCGGTGGCGTTCCTGCAGGCGATTGTTGTGTTCTCGACCGGGTGCGCTGGGGCCTCGTTTATTGTGCCGACCGTGATGCTCTGCTACTGGCGGCGCGCCACAGCAGCGGGGGTGATTGCGTCGATGTTCACCGGCGCTGCCACCGTGCTGACCCTCTATCTGATCGGCTTCATGAGCCCCGACCCAATGATCGGACAAGCGACCGCGCTTAGGCCCTATTTTCTCTTCGGAATGGAGCCGCTGATTTGGGGCGTTAGCGCTTCGGCTATCGTCGGTACGCTCGTGAGCGCACTAACCGAGCCCCCAGCAAACGAGCGCTTATCGCTCTGGTTCGACAAACAACCGGAACCATCTCCGGTCGAAGAGGTCGCGGCTTCTTCGTAA
- a CDS encoding DASS family sodium-coupled anion symporter has protein sequence MPDTLPPSTDTSVPWPWIPRVGLLAGPVAALLVYSLLPSGAAGLDHPSRATAAVGIWMAIWWMTEAIAIEATSLLPIILLPLLGIYTDKIRVGDEVTVKSTGAVAQVLSIEKETLRLAFAIPDGDLVERTLPRKQLSKESAVQRAATPYADRSIFLFMGGFMIATALERWGLHRRVAMLVLLSVGTAPRRLVAGFMLATAGISLWISNTATTVMMLPIALSVIQVSLASVTLTKSDSSTSSALGKCLLLGVAYAASIGGVGTLVGTPPNVFFAGFVREKGIELGFAQWMLFACPFAMVYLAIGWATLVYWLFPLGNQSTSGSKQVLEEEWRKLGPMSRGEWQVLTVFLVISLLWITREQIVKWQLLVDWVPSIQSLDDAWIAMAGAVVLFLWPVNLASWEFTLDWRTASKLPWGVLLLFGGGLSLAVAMNDTGLANWIGQQVTVLRVLPTWLLMVVLVAAVILFSELASNIATATAVLPLLYQVAIGLEIDPMLLLVPAALAASCGFMLPVATPPNAIVFGSGHLKVSDMVRAGLVLDLVAVALIPLFTFWWGKWTLGIGQ, from the coding sequence ATGCCCGATACTCTCCCCCCTTCTACCGATACATCGGTCCCTTGGCCGTGGATCCCGCGTGTGGGACTCTTGGCCGGACCAGTTGCCGCGCTACTGGTTTACAGCCTCCTTCCTAGTGGCGCCGCCGGACTCGATCACCCGAGCCGCGCGACGGCGGCAGTCGGCATCTGGATGGCGATTTGGTGGATGACCGAGGCGATCGCAATCGAAGCGACTTCGCTGCTTCCGATCATTCTCCTGCCACTGCTCGGAATCTATACCGACAAGATACGTGTGGGAGACGAAGTGACCGTGAAATCGACCGGCGCGGTGGCTCAGGTGCTGAGCATCGAGAAGGAGACGCTTCGCCTGGCGTTTGCGATACCCGATGGCGATCTAGTCGAGCGTACGCTGCCGCGTAAACAGCTCAGCAAAGAATCGGCAGTGCAGCGGGCCGCGACTCCCTATGCCGACCGCTCGATTTTTCTGTTCATGGGTGGCTTCATGATCGCCACGGCGCTCGAACGCTGGGGGCTGCATCGTCGCGTGGCGATGCTGGTGCTACTGTCGGTGGGAACCGCGCCGCGACGTCTCGTGGCTGGGTTCATGCTGGCCACCGCCGGCATCAGTCTCTGGATCAGCAACACCGCCACCACCGTGATGATGCTGCCGATCGCACTCTCGGTGATTCAGGTAAGTCTGGCCTCGGTGACACTCACTAAAAGCGATTCGTCTACCAGCAGCGCGCTGGGCAAATGCTTGCTCCTGGGGGTCGCCTATGCCGCGAGTATCGGTGGCGTAGGAACCCTCGTGGGGACACCGCCAAACGTCTTTTTTGCGGGATTCGTACGTGAAAAAGGGATCGAACTAGGGTTTGCCCAGTGGATGCTGTTCGCTTGCCCATTTGCCATGGTCTATCTCGCGATCGGCTGGGCCACGCTTGTTTACTGGCTCTTCCCGCTCGGCAATCAGTCGACCTCGGGGAGCAAACAAGTACTTGAAGAAGAGTGGCGTAAACTAGGGCCGATGAGCCGGGGCGAATGGCAAGTGCTCACGGTCTTTCTCGTGATCTCTCTGCTCTGGATCACGCGCGAGCAGATCGTGAAATGGCAACTGCTCGTCGACTGGGTGCCGAGTATCCAGTCGCTCGATGACGCCTGGATCGCGATGGCAGGAGCGGTGGTCCTGTTCCTGTGGCCCGTGAATCTGGCTAGCTGGGAGTTCACACTCGACTGGCGAACCGCCAGCAAATTGCCCTGGGGTGTACTGCTGCTGTTTGGGGGCGGTCTCAGCCTCGCCGTCGCGATGAACGATACAGGACTCGCCAATTGGATCGGGCAACAGGTGACGGTGCTGCGTGTGCTGCCGACCTGGCTCCTCATGGTGGTGCTGGTGGCGGCTGTCATCCTATTCTCGGAACTAGCAAGCAACATCGCTACCGCCACAGCGGTGCTGCCGCTTCTTTACCAGGTGGCGATTGGACTCGAGATCGACCCGATGCTGCTGCTGGTTCCTGCAGCGCTCGCAGCAAGCTGCGGGTTCATGCTTCCGGTCGCAACGCCCCCCAATGCCATCGTGTTTGGGAGTGGCCACTTAAAAGTGTCGGACATGGTCCGCGCGGGGCTCGTACTCGATTTGGTAGCAGTGGCCCTCATTCCCCTTTTCACGTTTTGGTGGGGGAAGTGGACACTCGGAATCGGGCAATAA
- a CDS encoding tetratricopeptide repeat protein: MARGQTVDQMIAKTLVSLIILGTFACMAARPVLAEPLHELPLESWKQLREVERYQLQIAEKYYRDQDYKVAAAEYEKFLSLYEESVGAPHAQLRWSLAQVQLRKQNTAIKEGFQSVIDYWPESQQAIAAKFYMGRTYKEIGRVAEAKKTLRALVKDHPAHQVAVQAIEQLIDITTIENDIPSRVEWWKKLTFDTPRNRDSQNVCIQASQQLAVYQFREAAFDEGVKALATTYEAARLPFQVAAYVREPIAEQMRADESKAKGLKLAQQAIAYLKSSAAIDESTPEGKAAAKQLAQSVIDLLAASQQKTEVPAAYEALIKRFGADDEALGRLAQWYKSQDDWDTARTTYKRFASQVDGLMNVAYSYREQQNPEQAITTYQQALGVDPMQGVKVKPELAITYRQLGKWMEAVATYEQLVRDDVANANRWRWEVGCTFRDAGQHAQAIGHFRQCDNFPENYKQMAWCYRQLKQPAEAITLYSQVASDAGSAPWAMLQIAYTREEAGQTEPAIQAFQLVCKKFPKDGHASQAHAHLQTKYKISVTLGGAAEE; the protein is encoded by the coding sequence ATGGCTCGCGGCCAAACAGTCGACCAAATGATCGCGAAAACGCTCGTTTCGCTCATTATTCTCGGCACATTTGCCTGCATGGCTGCGCGCCCTGTGCTAGCGGAACCGCTGCATGAGTTGCCGCTGGAAAGCTGGAAACAGCTTCGCGAAGTGGAGCGCTACCAGCTGCAAATCGCTGAAAAATATTATCGCGATCAGGACTATAAAGTCGCAGCAGCGGAGTACGAGAAGTTTCTATCGCTCTACGAAGAGAGTGTCGGCGCGCCGCACGCGCAGCTGCGCTGGAGCCTTGCGCAAGTTCAACTTCGGAAGCAGAACACAGCGATCAAAGAAGGTTTCCAAAGTGTGATCGACTATTGGCCCGAGTCGCAGCAAGCGATCGCGGCGAAGTTCTACATGGGGCGCACGTATAAAGAAATCGGCCGGGTCGCCGAAGCGAAAAAAACATTGCGTGCCCTCGTGAAGGATCACCCGGCCCATCAAGTAGCGGTGCAAGCGATCGAGCAGCTGATCGACATCACGACGATCGAGAACGATATTCCTTCGCGCGTCGAGTGGTGGAAGAAGCTGACATTCGACACGCCCCGCAATCGCGATTCGCAAAACGTGTGCATTCAGGCATCGCAGCAGCTTGCGGTTTACCAATTTCGAGAAGCGGCGTTTGATGAAGGGGTCAAAGCGCTCGCCACCACGTATGAAGCAGCGCGACTGCCGTTTCAAGTCGCCGCCTATGTGCGCGAGCCAATCGCCGAGCAGATGCGCGCGGATGAGTCGAAGGCCAAGGGGCTCAAACTGGCTCAGCAAGCGATTGCTTATCTGAAGTCGAGTGCAGCAATCGACGAGAGCACTCCCGAGGGAAAAGCAGCTGCAAAACAACTAGCGCAAAGTGTCATCGATTTGCTGGCAGCTTCGCAGCAGAAGACGGAAGTTCCAGCGGCTTACGAGGCGCTGATCAAACGTTTTGGCGCTGATGATGAAGCGCTCGGGCGACTGGCGCAGTGGTACAAATCGCAAGACGACTGGGACACCGCCCGAACGACCTACAAGCGTTTTGCTTCGCAGGTGGATGGGCTGATGAACGTGGCCTATTCCTATCGCGAACAGCAGAACCCAGAGCAGGCCATCACCACGTATCAGCAGGCCCTTGGTGTCGATCCGATGCAAGGGGTGAAGGTGAAACCGGAACTAGCCATCACCTATCGCCAGCTAGGCAAGTGGATGGAAGCGGTGGCAACGTACGAGCAGCTCGTGCGCGACGATGTCGCCAACGCCAATCGGTGGCGCTGGGAAGTCGGCTGTACGTTTCGCGATGCGGGTCAACATGCCCAGGCGATTGGCCATTTTCGTCAGTGCGATAATTTCCCCGAGAACTACAAGCAGATGGCGTGGTGCTATCGTCAGCTAAAGCAACCGGCGGAGGCGATTACGCTCTACTCGCAAGTGGCGAGCGATGCCGGTTCGGCCCCGTGGGCAATGTTGCAAATCGCCTACACGCGCGAAGAAGCGGGGCAAACCGAACCAGCGATTCAGGCGTTTCAGCTCGTCTGCAAAAAATTCCCGAAGGATGGCCATGCCAGCCAAGCGCATGCCCATTTGCAAACGAAGTACAAAATCTCGGTCACTCTTGGTGGTGCCGCTGAAGAGTGA
- a CDS encoding sigma-70 family RNA polymerase sigma factor, which translates to MSLLTNADSLLIDRIRRGEADAWSDLIQRYEGRLLAFVESRLGRRGPSEDIVQEAFLGFLNSLPNYDGKRPLESYLFSICAYKLTDHLRREGRRPAVPLVGNNDTSTDWNLAGNVRPASSIARSGERKELEEKAVAEALKEQIARWMERDEWTKLMCAELLLVRGWANKDVARQLDISEQQVANYKFDLISRLSTLIKKQHLSAEVFPELSDDQIPPPGSPA; encoded by the coding sequence ATGTCGCTTCTTACCAATGCTGATAGTCTGCTGATCGACCGCATTCGGCGTGGCGAAGCTGACGCCTGGAGCGATTTGATCCAGCGCTACGAAGGTCGACTCCTCGCGTTTGTCGAAAGTCGCCTCGGACGTCGCGGTCCGAGTGAAGACATCGTGCAAGAGGCGTTTCTCGGCTTTCTCAACAGCTTGCCGAATTACGACGGCAAACGGCCGCTCGAAAGCTATCTGTTTTCGATCTGCGCGTACAAGCTCACCGATCACTTGCGCCGTGAAGGACGCCGTCCTGCCGTTCCTCTGGTAGGCAATAACGACACGTCGACCGACTGGAACTTGGCTGGCAACGTTCGCCCGGCATCGAGCATTGCTCGGAGTGGCGAGCGGAAAGAGCTCGAAGAAAAAGCGGTCGCCGAGGCGCTCAAGGAGCAGATTGCTCGCTGGATGGAGCGCGACGAGTGGACCAAGCTGATGTGCGCTGAACTGCTGCTCGTGCGAGGCTGGGCCAACAAAGATGTGGCTCGACAGCTCGACATCAGCGAGCAGCAAGTGGCGAACTACAAGTTCGACTTGATTTCGCGACTCAGCACGCTGATTAAAAAACAGCATCTCTCGGCGGAAGTCTTTCCCGAACTGAGCGACGATCAGATTCCGCCTCCTGGTTCCCCCGCTTAG
- a CDS encoding YifB family Mg chelatase-like AAA ATPase, which translates to MSVESTTHLYGDRMLAKLQTFSLLGIDAVPVEVEVDISAGALPKTLLVGLPEAAVRESTHRVARAIANSGFIPPNDRVVINLAPAELPKQAASFDLPMTIGLLVASGQMQSDKLARYAAIGELALDGAARPVKGALSMAIEAAKHKNLVGMVVPRENAAEAAVVESLEIIPVSSLAEAVAFFSGQLNIDPMPSKVAEIFQNYSKYEEDFADVRGQEMSKRAITIAAAGSHNLLMLGPPGSGKSMLARRMPTILPPLLPAESIATTRIYSSLGRLSAGQPLLVQRPFRSPHHTISDAGLVGGGNPPTPGEISLSHHGVLFLDELPEFNRRTLEVLRQPLEDHQVTISRAHGSTTFPASFMLVAALNPCPCGYRNDPRRQCHCSVPQIERYMSKISGPLLDRIDIQIEVPAVPYKELSAETAGTSSAAMREEVERARATQSQRFSTSTTTTRYNAQMNSRQVRAFCKLSREGQQLLSSSVQELGLSARAHDKILRVGRTIADLEGCSSIEPHHLHEAINYRMLDRQVFS; encoded by the coding sequence ATGAGCGTCGAATCCACCACCCATCTTTACGGGGATCGAATGCTCGCCAAACTTCAAACGTTTTCTCTACTGGGCATCGACGCCGTGCCGGTCGAGGTGGAGGTCGATATCTCAGCGGGCGCTCTCCCCAAGACGTTGCTCGTCGGTCTGCCGGAGGCCGCAGTTCGCGAAAGTACGCATCGTGTGGCCCGCGCCATAGCCAACAGCGGCTTCATTCCGCCGAACGACCGGGTGGTGATCAATCTCGCCCCGGCAGAACTTCCCAAGCAGGCAGCTTCGTTCGACCTGCCGATGACCATCGGCCTGCTGGTGGCGAGTGGTCAGATGCAGTCGGACAAACTGGCCCGTTATGCGGCGATTGGCGAACTGGCGCTCGATGGTGCTGCGCGTCCCGTAAAGGGAGCGCTCTCGATGGCGATTGAGGCGGCCAAACACAAAAATCTGGTCGGCATGGTAGTCCCGCGCGAAAACGCCGCCGAAGCTGCGGTGGTCGAATCGCTCGAAATCATTCCGGTGAGCAGTTTGGCCGAGGCGGTGGCGTTTTTTTCGGGTCAGCTGAACATCGATCCGATGCCCTCGAAGGTGGCCGAGATCTTTCAAAACTATTCGAAATACGAAGAAGATTTCGCCGACGTTCGCGGTCAGGAAATGTCAAAGCGAGCTATCACCATCGCCGCCGCAGGAAGCCACAATCTGCTGATGCTTGGGCCGCCTGGGAGTGGAAAATCGATGCTGGCGCGGCGGATGCCGACGATTTTGCCCCCACTGTTGCCAGCCGAATCGATTGCGACCACGCGGATCTACAGCTCGCTTGGACGTCTGTCGGCGGGACAGCCTCTGCTGGTGCAGCGACCATTTCGCTCGCCCCATCACACCATCTCCGATGCGGGGCTGGTGGGTGGTGGCAACCCGCCCACACCGGGCGAGATAAGTTTGTCGCATCACGGCGTGTTGTTTCTCGACGAGCTACCGGAGTTCAACCGGCGCACGCTCGAAGTGCTGCGACAGCCGCTCGAAGATCATCAGGTCACGATATCGCGGGCCCATGGTTCGACCACCTTTCCCGCGAGTTTCATGCTCGTGGCGGCGCTCAATCCGTGCCCGTGCGGCTATCGCAACGATCCGCGCCGTCAGTGCCATTGCAGTGTGCCACAGATCGAGCGGTACATGTCGAAAATTTCGGGTCCCCTGCTCGACCGGATTGATATTCAGATTGAAGTGCCGGCGGTTCCGTACAAAGAGCTCTCGGCCGAAACAGCGGGGACGAGCAGTGCCGCGATGCGCGAGGAAGTGGAGCGTGCGCGAGCGACACAATCGCAGCGATTTTCGACCAGCACAACCACCACGCGCTACAACGCCCAGATGAACAGCCGACAGGTTCGGGCGTTTTGCAAACTTTCGCGCGAGGGACAACAGCTGCTCAGCAGCAGCGTGCAGGAACTCGGTTTATCGGCCCGGGCTCACGACAAGATTTTGCGCGTCGGCCGCACGATTGCCGATCTCGAAGGCTGTTCCTCGATCGAGCCCCACCATCTGCACGAAGCAATCAACTACCGCATGCTCGACCGCCAAGTGTTTAGCTAG
- a CDS encoding DUF997 family protein, which yields MKTTTPTSKTPAPMAREEDPLLINARREALLVLATWIIAGTFSVSYCYLYGYGLTPEQLHFTLGFPSWILYGVVIPWVTWAILSFVISTFVMQGDALGAEAGDSLAGEDFDEL from the coding sequence TTGAAAACTACAACGCCAACTTCGAAAACGCCTGCGCCGATGGCGCGCGAGGAAGATCCGCTGCTGATCAACGCGCGGCGCGAAGCGCTGCTGGTGCTCGCCACGTGGATCATCGCCGGCACGTTCAGCGTGTCGTACTGCTACCTCTACGGCTACGGACTCACCCCCGAGCAGTTGCATTTCACGCTCGGTTTTCCGTCGTGGATTCTCTATGGCGTGGTGATCCCTTGGGTCACATGGGCGATCCTCTCGTTTGTGATTTCGACTTTCGTGATGCAGGGAGATGCACTCGGAGCCGAAGCTGGCGATTCACTTGCGGGTGAGGATTTCGATGAACTGTAA
- a CDS encoding iron-containing alcohol dehydrogenase, which produces MRTTWNFHAPAQIKFGAGSAETLGQCCLYEGWHHVLVVTDRVLERVGILDKILQSLAAAGCTASVFADSCAEPAIEIALAAVDFARKSPVDAVIGLGGGSNMDLAKIVALLLKHRGNPVDYFSFDRVPGPVLPIVCLPTTAGTGSEVSHAAVLTDAANKMKVSTLSQYLRPRLAIVDPVLTYTCPKQVSADSGIDALTHAVEGFMATDFANMAETNTDRLAYEGSFPLADSLAEQAIRLVGKHLEPVVANLASHEHRGGMALAATLAGLAFSNAGVALVHGLEYPLGGELHCTHGAGNGLLLPHVMRFNKPERTMHLARIAEWLGVDTSGVTPETAADRAIERVVAMQQAIGIPQRIRDLGGKLEQLPMFAAKAFQVKRLLATNPRSASEADLLGILQAAF; this is translated from the coding sequence ATGCGTACAACCTGGAATTTCCATGCTCCGGCGCAGATCAAATTCGGCGCTGGCTCGGCTGAAACGCTCGGCCAATGCTGCCTCTACGAAGGTTGGCATCACGTCCTGGTTGTCACCGATCGTGTGCTCGAGCGGGTCGGCATTCTCGACAAGATACTGCAGTCGCTCGCAGCGGCTGGTTGCACGGCGAGTGTCTTTGCCGATTCCTGCGCCGAGCCTGCTATCGAAATCGCTCTGGCTGCCGTGGATTTCGCGCGCAAGTCCCCAGTCGATGCTGTGATTGGGCTCGGCGGCGGAAGCAACATGGATCTCGCCAAGATCGTCGCCCTGCTGCTGAAGCATCGCGGCAATCCGGTCGACTACTTCAGCTTCGATCGCGTTCCAGGACCGGTCCTTCCGATCGTTTGCTTGCCGACCACGGCGGGCACAGGGAGCGAAGTTTCGCATGCAGCGGTTCTTACCGACGCCGCCAATAAAATGAAAGTCAGCACGCTGAGTCAGTACCTCCGTCCTCGGCTGGCGATCGTCGATCCGGTCCTCACCTATACCTGCCCCAAGCAAGTTTCGGCCGACAGCGGCATCGACGCGCTCACGCATGCGGTCGAGGGATTCATGGCCACCGACTTTGCGAACATGGCCGAAACGAACACCGATCGCTTGGCTTATGAAGGCTCGTTCCCCCTGGCCGACTCCCTGGCCGAGCAAGCGATTCGGCTGGTTGGGAAACATCTCGAGCCGGTGGTTGCTAACCTCGCAAGCCACGAGCATCGCGGCGGTATGGCGCTGGCAGCTACACTCGCAGGACTTGCGTTTTCAAACGCCGGTGTTGCGCTGGTGCATGGACTCGAGTATCCACTGGGGGGAGAACTGCACTGCACTCATGGGGCGGGCAATGGCCTGCTACTGCCGCATGTGATGCGTTTCAACAAACCCGAGCGAACGATGCATCTGGCTCGAATTGCCGAGTGGCTCGGTGTGGATACCAGCGGCGTGACCCCCGAAACGGCTGCCGACCGTGCGATTGAGCGTGTGGTGGCAATGCAGCAAGCGATTGGCATTCCGCAGCGAATTCGCGACCTCGGTGGAAAACTCGAGCAGCTGCCGATGTTCGCCGCGAAAGCATTTCAAGTGAAGCGGCTGCTGGCGACCAATCCCCGGTCGGCCAGCGAGGCCGATTTGCTCGGCATCTTGCAAGCCGCGTTTTAG
- a CDS encoding DUF4159 domain-containing protein, which produces MNLQSLLSPPPPWPMMLTRATLGFGAAWLLGVISWIFFGASESWILGAIFALAIPLAIAWIAFLRSQNFQSALIWPLALTLGYLPIWTAAVYLCDLLGLYGLTSFLSQFGNGGAFFIGLGWAVYWLENRSRQREVLRIRKSHQPREQPAAKPATIWNPVDPDAWYYGRKSQKLKQSTLLLLSYSMLFWLVALSLSQVGGCKETYEMPAGGGEQKTVAQTVRIQKVIRKKFVVNPFSAIKFEVPPIDEVKLELQEVTEHAYKIGYGEGTGAGFAGGTKQGKVRFIRLEYDGGDWDQDFGVGGDMNMLFEYGLLTSQKVSDRTESRRIAQLSSFPLYQSPPLVYMTGQGSINTSNSDIKVLREYLVDKHGMLFIDNGGSRHFHNQVVAMMNRVLPEVRPVPIPLDDTLHRVPFQIGTFPYVAPHGGKEALGWSMDGRWLAYYHPGDIGDAWSDGHAGVSPEIYNSCYQLGANVINYAHSEYAKWLAAKQSTK; this is translated from the coding sequence GTGAACCTCCAGTCACTCCTATCACCTCCACCACCTTGGCCGATGATGCTCACACGAGCAACGCTCGGCTTTGGCGCGGCGTGGTTGCTCGGCGTGATCAGCTGGATATTCTTCGGCGCGAGTGAATCGTGGATTCTCGGCGCGATCTTCGCCCTGGCGATTCCTCTGGCGATCGCCTGGATCGCATTTTTACGGTCGCAGAATTTTCAGTCGGCGCTCATCTGGCCACTCGCGCTGACCCTCGGCTACCTGCCGATTTGGACGGCAGCGGTCTACCTTTGCGATCTGCTGGGGCTGTATGGCCTCACGTCGTTTTTGTCGCAGTTCGGCAATGGCGGCGCGTTTTTCATCGGGCTCGGCTGGGCAGTCTATTGGCTCGAGAATCGATCGCGACAGCGAGAAGTGCTGCGCATTCGCAAGTCGCATCAGCCGCGAGAACAACCGGCCGCGAAGCCCGCGACCATTTGGAATCCAGTCGATCCGGATGCGTGGTACTACGGTCGCAAAAGCCAGAAGCTTAAGCAGTCGACGCTGCTGCTGCTGAGCTACAGCATGCTGTTTTGGCTCGTCGCGCTCTCACTTTCGCAGGTGGGTGGCTGTAAAGAGACCTACGAAATGCCGGCCGGTGGTGGAGAGCAAAAGACAGTGGCCCAAACAGTGCGGATCCAAAAAGTGATCCGCAAAAAGTTTGTGGTGAATCCGTTTTCAGCAATCAAGTTTGAAGTACCACCGATCGATGAGGTGAAACTCGAACTGCAAGAGGTGACCGAACACGCCTACAAGATTGGCTATGGTGAAGGAACCGGCGCAGGCTTCGCTGGTGGAACCAAGCAAGGGAAAGTCCGCTTCATTCGGCTCGAGTATGATGGCGGCGACTGGGACCAAGATTTTGGTGTCGGTGGCGATATGAACATGCTCTTTGAGTACGGACTCCTGACGAGCCAGAAGGTCTCCGACCGGACCGAATCGCGCCGCATCGCGCAGCTGTCGAGCTTTCCGCTCTATCAAAGTCCGCCGCTGGTCTACATGACTGGTCAGGGGAGTATCAACACCTCGAACTCCGACATCAAAGTGCTGCGCGAGTATCTCGTCGATAAGCATGGGATGCTGTTCATCGACAATGGTGGGAGCCGCCACTTTCACAACCAGGTGGTCGCGATGATGAATCGAGTCCTCCCCGAAGTGCGGCCTGTGCCGATCCCACTCGATGATACGCTGCACCGCGTTCCGTTTCAGATTGGAACGTTTCCCTACGTGGCTCCTCACGGTGGCAAAGAAGCGCTCGGCTGGTCGATGGATGGTCGCTGGTTGGCGTACTATCATCCGGGAGACATCGGCGACGCCTGGTCGGATGGACATGCAGGGGTCTCGCCTGAAATTTACAACTCGTGCTATCAACTTGGCGCGAACGTGATCAACTACGCGCATTCGGAGTATGCGAAATGGCTCGCGGCCAAACAGTCGACCAAATGA